Genomic DNA from Stigmatopora nigra isolate UIUO_SnigA chromosome 17, RoL_Snig_1.1, whole genome shotgun sequence:
ctgaattcattcattgCATATAttcagtaaaataaaatatatttgctcATCTATCTCTGCCagcaacattttgtaaaaatgcaGTAGGTGCATGTCATGTTAAACAAgataattttcttttctttattaaTTCTCAAACACTCACCTCTTGTGGACGctcattttgttgattttcgGACCCTTTTTTGTCACACATTTCTGCAAATGTCGTCCACTAGATCATCTAATCcgatattttaaaaagtgtgaaTGAACATCGAAGTTTCAAACCGAAAGTGCGTTCGAGTCACCACGACGAGGGCGTCTCCATGGTAACCGCATAAACATACAGAAGTTGAAACCTTTGAAGATATCCACGATGTGGCTGAATTTGACGTCATATCATTCGTTCATACTTTGAATAGCTGAGGGTAAAAGTGATATTTTTAACATGTTGTAACGTCTGAGTTTAATTTTAAGTCTAGTCAGTGTGTCTACTTTTTATTGCCCTGAATAATTTGATAGTTTCCAGATTTTCATCACATtctattttactcattcatttatctCTATAATTGATCATAGTTCCAAGTTGGAATGTTTGCTATCACTTAAAACATGTTTCCATGCAATTGTTTATTATTGAAAtacttttgatattttatttggttttaacactaatataaataactcattgccagccaatcacagtaaGAAATTGGACATTTAATGTCGTCAATGGCCAATAAGTTAATGTCAGCAAACTATAATGTTCATTCCATGTACAGTATATTATATCTCCATCCATGTTGTACACCTCAGAGAAATGAACCTAATTAGAAGTAATATATGTATTGATTATATACAGAATGGAGGGGATGGTTGTCCCCTATAGATAATTAATGGGTAATCATCAAGCTTACATTCCTTTAGCTGCCCACAGAGCAAGTTTGCGAGTATGTGATTCCACTAATACATAGCTTTGTCCCCCAGGATGCAATTAGAGGAGGCGTTAGTGGGTGGGTGCACGCTCCTGCCAATTGACCACCTGTTTGACATCCAATTATATCCAATCATTGATCCAGCCAATCTTCATTTGAACAGCAGGATTCAACTCAAGCATGTGTTTTCTAGagaaaaaatgctttgtttttaaagagcTGAGATGTTTTCAGCCACCTTTATAAATGCGCTTTTTGTACCGTCCATTTGATTAGAATAATTACTATTAAAATTCCTTCAGAATTGTACGTATTGAATATGTAGCAAACTAATGAAACTGGCTGCTGATATGTCACATGATGTTCATATTTAAATCAGTAGCAGTGAATTGGTTattcataaaaacaaaagtaatttgGTAATTAGgatgcaaaaaaacaatgacatgaGATTAATCATAATGAATTGTTTTCACGTCAGTTAGCTAAATGTGATTAACCATATTCTCTATACTGTGAATTTAAAAGTATTGACTACtacacatttatttcaaattctcTACTTTATTAAGAAAATAATAGACTATTACCTCAATGTTCTCCTACTATAATGTAGatatctaatccatttgaatcaTAAACCCAGATAAGATTGTCAAATCTCAACCCCATTGAAATAACACAATCCTGTTGTTCTACCTTcacttccaatccatttcccATCACATCCCCTCGGTCTTTATTCAAAACGATGCTGCTAAATATAACACCCCGGTCTTGTTACAGTGGATATAAGACTCAATGAAAACCACAGAGCCGGTTGCTTCGACTCTGCAGCAGAGTTTTGACTGTCAGGCGGCCAGTATGTCTGGAACAGGCTGCCAGCTCGGCATGAAAGAGCACTCACAACTTGAAAAACTTCATTGGGCTTAGCACAGCTTTTCAGGTGTTCACGGTGTGCATGAATTTTGGCTGAAAAGTTAAATCAttcattggctgcaattgactGTAATAGACGCCCAATCTATTTGGAATGGTATGGCCATTAGGGAATTATTAATCAATACCAGGGGTCCTGTGTGAAATTTGTTTGATATTAGTGTCATTCATTAGCAGTGACtattaaatattgcaaaaaaaaagggatctaACGTCtgtggccgtcaatggcagtgaaaaataataatgcaatgCTAGCTATCCCAATTAAAATAGAACTGAGTTAAAGACAAATGTTGATCTTTTAATTCATATATGcacattgaaaacatttttttaccaatgtatggcaaaaaaacttaaaaattcacattttgtaTTGTCCAAGTGTACCTAATAAAGCCACACAGTACTACACTCCTGACTGggtttttgtgattaaaatctGAATGAAATATATTGAAACAAGACGAGAAATTCCTTCCTTAGCAACCATTGACATCAAGGTCTACACCCAGAAGTCAGGGTGCTTAATCTGGCCTGTGTGGGCAAGGCTGTACGCAATCTGCTCAACAACTGGTCACTATGGAAACACGAACATCGGCAAAGATTCAGACCCGGTCGCTTTCTTTTAGACAGTAAAAAGGAGGAGTGATTCAGACACTTCCGATGGATTTTTCTAGACCAACCATTACATCCGTATGACTCCGTTGAATAACACACATTAACTGTGTTTAAATAGTCCCATTGACATCGTCATAGAGGCTATTATTATGCTTGCATGTCATTGGGAATGTAGATTGGGTATGCCTGTATTGCATCATCACTTTTTGCCACTTTGTCAAAGTGACTATTCCATGCCAACGGATCCCTGTTCATCTTTCTTAGCTTTACTTTAATCTTTTCCTGACCTTGCCCAACTCACTACAGCTCCCATTACCAACTGGAGCTTCCGAATAAATGCTGAGAGCAGTTTTGGGCTTTCATCTTCTCACTCTTCTGAGTTTTGCCATTTTCCATCATTACCGAGACATGTTTGTGAGTCTGCACGTGCCCAAATCAGTGTTTAATTCTTGCCTATGATATCTATAGAAACACAAAtggatcataaaaaaaacacagataacGTGATTAACAAAGTCTAGTTTGGATTTGGGAGTACTAAGAAATAAAGTACCAATGCTGGGTAATATTGATATTGATAATAATATTTCAagctttatttttcttatgtATTGACTCATTATATTCCTCCCATGTGCTTATTATATAGCCACCAAACAAATATAGCGTGACCTTTATGCAGCCCAATTAGTAGCATAAAATAAGGAGGTGGAAAAAAGATGTTTTGTCAATGACAGATCGtatttaaaaatggaataaacatCTCTCTTATGGACAatatttctctctttcatttccGATGCATAGAAAACTGTCAGTTTAACACTATAGGGCTTCTAAGGATTATATAAAAACttagataaaaaagaaaaagcatcaGTTGGCCTACCGGCATTACTCTAATTACAAGCTATTATCGATCAAGCCAATCTATGCTAAAGTACTTGTATGTTCACTACCTTGATTAAAACCTTTGCTTCCCACTCGCAATAGatcctttttaatcatttcaagtGTCACTAACTATTATccttgaacaaaaaaacagaacctTATTTTTTATACTATACATATTTTGTATTGAATCTTTCCTTAATGacaaataaagttattcttcaGTAACATGTCAACTTATGTTCATGCAGAATGACAACGTAAAATCATTCTATTTTCCTACAGCCCAGAATATTTTGCTTCTCTCatcaaaatgcaaatgtatttattattatgcatgtgcatgtgtgaaCGGGTCCTACAAACCATCTGGCTTCAAtaattggggggaaaatattTCGAAGCGACTTTCATAAtgtcagattggtgaaaagattTTCCTTTTGGAAACATCTCCCAACTTTTCAACCCCGACAAAGACACACTTCAACAATCATTTGCCACCTTCTCCCACTAATCCTACTAACAAAATAATAGCGAGCAATGAGTTAAGACGATAAACCATAATGTGGTTCACGGGTGGTTAATCCAAGTCCATTATTTTAAaagccagccattttggattagTCTACTCACTTGCACTTACTTAAAGATTTCCTGCCGTTTCGTTATTAACGGTCCAACTTCATCCGCCAAAAGACTTTAATTAACTTGTAAGAGGACAACAGTCTTGACCGccacaaaatgttttaatgcCGTCAACTAATTTCCTCAACACAACGGGACAACCTTTGATGACGTTAAGGATTAAAAGCCAAGTGGACAATCCAATGGACCAAATGCTATAAAACCCCGGGTTGATGTCAAAACAAGACATCAAGACATCTGTCCTCCGAATCCAAGCATCCACCATGCGACAGTCCGTCATCTGCGTGATCTTCTCCGCTGCGCTCCTGCTGCACTCTACCCTGGCTGAAGACAGCTCCTTAGAGCAAGATACTTTGGCCTCTTGGCTGAGCGAGGAGGTGACGGACCTCAACAGCGTCCAGGCCGATACCTTCGCCAACGGCAAAACGAGAGGGCAGAAGGTCATCGTCGTGGCTGATCCGAGTCTTTGGAGCGAGCTGCGAGCTCTCCGCAATGGACTGCCGCTCTTCAAGCGACGGGCCGATGACAACGGACAGGTCGCGGAGCACAAAAACGGCGGCCAGGAGATGAACATCCCCATCCTGAGGCGGGACACCATGAGATGCATGGTGGGACGCGTGTACCGGCCATGCTGGGAAGTCTAAGACACTTTACCGCTTTTACTGCTTTGTGCTGGCTTGTAATGTATTCCGGAATATGAAATCCATGCTCAATAGAtccagattaaaaaatattgtattctgATTTGTGCTTGTTTTAATGTATCATGTTGATGGGGCTTTGGTTTGTGCATTCTCATTGGTGCAAGGTGAACAAGAAAAGGTTTTTGaagtgaaaagaagaaaattgtTTACAGTATATTGCTGTACACATTGCGTATATTTCATCTTCTTTCAATGGGTAACCAAAAGAACTGCATTTTACAAATACTAAATGTGTATGATATTTTCGTATACTATTATAGAAATGAATTTTAATTAGCAAAAGCcaccaaacaaaaaataattcattctgtcaatactttcttttgttttgggaACGCAATTACAGCAAGGACATCAGCAcgcttaattaaaaaatgtgcatAATACAATATATAGGTATTCAAAGTGAATCATTAATAGTGAGACCACAAATATgagtgaaaaataaatgaatgactgcAAACTAACGCAGAGTATAATAAGATACAGGGTAAAGAATGACTGTCAATCAGAAGAAAGATACAAAAGGTgataaaatattgacattttaacagCCTTAGAATAAGTGAAGTGATTCATCGTGAAACATGGACAGAGTCAAATGAGGTGGACGAGTGGACAAGTTTAATGATGTTCAATTTACTTAAAAGTGAACTGCCCCCACCATCTGTCTCAAGCAATAAAGTGTGTCCATAATTATTGTAGCATTTAGTGCTGGGACAATGACTGGCACTCACAAGATgaaatttgattctaaaacccAATTAGAGCCTTCCCATCTTTTTTGTGTCCTCTTGCAAGATAAATCTAATAAAAAGGCTCAAACGCTTGCATGGCATCTGGCGCCAGAGGGGTTGCCGATGTGTATTACTAATTGAATCCTTAGTAGGTTTAAATGTTCAGCGCGTTGAGAATCACCCAAGAAGGTAACAATATCaccaatagaaaatattttgaaataatcacCTAAATGTACACAACAGTTCCATGTATTgctttattataattattatttgacaTGATGTACATACAATTTatggagaacatttaaaaatagactgGATTTGACAAGACTAACATTTTGTGTGACTTTATCCAATTCTGTATTAGTGTTCCTCAACCATCTGATAGGAATGGAAGCTCCTCTCAcccttttttatcatttttatgttttttttagcacttTTTCTCT
This window encodes:
- the pmchl gene encoding pro-melanin-concentrating hormone, like, which gives rise to MRQSVICVIFSAALLLHSTLAEDSSLEQDTLASWLSEEVTDLNSVQADTFANGKTRGQKVIVVADPSLWSELRALRNGLPLFKRRADDNGQVAEHKNGGQEMNIPILRRDTMRCMVGRVYRPCWEV